A window of the Serratia sarumanii genome harbors these coding sequences:
- a CDS encoding FGGY-family carbohydrate kinase — protein sequence MEYWLGLDCGGTFIKAGLYDRRGHEHGVARRNLAIVAPQPGWAERDMASLWRTAADVIREVLSASGVAAGAIQAIGISAQGKGAFLLDKQGQPLGNAMLSSDQRALALVQEWQRQGVPQALYPQTRQTLWTGHPVSLLRWLKRHQPERYARIGSVLMAHDYLRYCLTGELACEETNISESNLYLMRSGRYDPALAQLLGIGDIMPALPTIVGSADIAGRVAANAAAITGLQTGTPVVGGLFDVVSTALCAGLQDETRLNAVMGTWSVTSGITDAIVEGFDHPFVYGRHAESGQYIVHEASPTSAANLEWFCRQWGLQDYGQLNRWVAALPKAAGDLLFAPFLYGSNAGLGLSASFYGLQAFHQREHLVQAIYEGVVFCHMTHLNRMRRRFPEAQALRVTGGPAKSLPWMQMFADVSGLPVELPQVEETGCLGAAMAAMVGSGAFNDFTAAQHRLAPRIERLLPDAAAAEAYDNKHQRYQALIAALQNLQPANKEAP from the coding sequence ATGGAATATTGGCTGGGGCTCGACTGCGGCGGCACCTTCATCAAGGCGGGATTATACGACCGCCGGGGCCATGAACACGGCGTTGCGCGGCGCAATCTGGCGATCGTCGCGCCGCAGCCCGGCTGGGCCGAGCGCGATATGGCATCGCTGTGGCGCACCGCCGCCGACGTGATCCGTGAAGTGCTGTCCGCCAGCGGCGTCGCCGCCGGCGCCATCCAGGCCATCGGCATCTCGGCGCAGGGCAAGGGCGCATTTCTGTTGGATAAGCAGGGGCAGCCGCTGGGCAACGCCATGCTCTCTTCCGATCAGCGCGCGCTGGCGCTGGTGCAGGAATGGCAGCGACAGGGCGTGCCGCAGGCGCTGTATCCGCAAACGCGCCAAACGCTGTGGACCGGGCACCCGGTCTCGCTGCTGCGTTGGCTGAAGCGGCATCAGCCGGAACGTTACGCCCGCATCGGCAGCGTGCTGATGGCGCACGACTACCTGCGCTATTGCCTGACCGGCGAGCTGGCCTGCGAAGAAACCAATATCTCCGAATCCAACCTGTATCTGATGCGCAGCGGACGCTATGACCCGGCGCTGGCGCAGCTGCTGGGTATCGGCGACATCATGCCCGCCCTGCCGACGATTGTCGGTTCGGCCGATATCGCCGGGCGCGTCGCGGCAAACGCCGCGGCCATCACCGGCCTGCAAACCGGCACCCCGGTGGTCGGTGGGCTGTTCGACGTGGTGTCCACCGCGCTGTGCGCCGGCCTGCAGGACGAAACCCGGCTCAATGCGGTGATGGGAACCTGGTCAGTCACCAGCGGCATCACCGACGCCATCGTCGAGGGTTTCGATCATCCCTTTGTCTATGGCCGCCACGCCGAAAGCGGCCAATACATCGTGCATGAAGCCAGCCCCACGTCCGCCGCCAACCTGGAATGGTTCTGTCGCCAATGGGGGCTGCAGGACTACGGCCAGCTTAACCGCTGGGTCGCCGCCCTGCCGAAAGCCGCCGGCGATCTGCTGTTCGCCCCTTTCCTGTACGGATCCAACGCCGGCCTGGGGCTGAGCGCCAGCTTCTACGGCCTGCAGGCCTTCCACCAGCGCGAGCACCTGGTGCAGGCGATCTACGAAGGCGTGGTGTTCTGCCACATGACGCACCTTAACCGCATGCGCCGGCGTTTCCCTGAGGCGCAGGCACTGCGCGTGACCGGCGGCCCTGCCAAATCCCTCCCCTGGATGCAAATGTTCGCCGACGTCAGCGGCCTGCCGGTGGAGCTGCCGCAGGTGGAAGAAACCGGCTGTCTGGGCGCGGCGATGGCGGCCATGGTCGGCAGCGGCGCCTTCAACGATTTCACCGCCGCCCAGCACCGGCTGGCGCCGCGTATCGAGCGGCTGCTGCCAGATGCGGCCGCCGCTGAAGCTTACGACAACAAACACCAACGTTATCAGGCACTGATTGCTGCATTGCAAAATCTGCAGCCCGCCAACAAGGAGGCTCCATGA
- a CDS encoding sugar ABC transporter ATP-binding protein, which produces MTMDNAAQLILTLSHIVKRFGGNVAVNDVSLQVMPGEVLALLGENGAGKSTLIKVLAGVYPRDGGDIRFQGASIASAAAIKSASRQPIAFIHQDLGLIEWMTVAENMALVMGFPRRFGLIDWRAIRRQAAQALQDVGIALDPDARVFELSRTEKSLLAIARAVAVNAELLVLDEPTASLPANDVRHLFAVINRLRAKKVGMIYVTHRLDEVIEIADRVCVMRDGRYVAGGRTADYSLRDLVQTIVGEAMADDQREPLPEHRPPVLQLDSVTVGDIGPVSFDLQPGEMLALAGLRGAGQEEIGRLLFGLRQADGGAIRFRDRPYQASSPQQAMACGVSLVAGDRTGESLVMSMSVRENLFINPCASGHRLLSRYGRRAEIGASWWKVQLFDVRPKDVNIDISALSGGNQQKVVMARWMHLGAPLLILEDPTAGVDVGARAEIYHLLNKSLAEGVAVLVISNDFEEIAHICNRALVFNRGKVVGELKNQQVSFANLLELASASTGESVAITSESEVGHV; this is translated from the coding sequence ATGACTATGGATAATGCGGCACAACTCATCCTTACCCTTAGCCACATCGTCAAACGATTTGGCGGCAACGTGGCGGTCAACGACGTCAGCCTGCAGGTAATGCCGGGCGAGGTTCTGGCGCTACTGGGCGAAAACGGCGCCGGCAAATCGACGCTGATCAAAGTGCTGGCGGGCGTCTACCCGCGCGACGGCGGCGATATTCGTTTTCAGGGCGCAAGCATCGCCTCCGCCGCCGCCATAAAAAGCGCCAGCCGCCAGCCGATCGCCTTTATTCATCAGGATCTCGGCCTGATTGAATGGATGACGGTGGCGGAGAACATGGCGCTGGTGATGGGGTTTCCCCGCCGCTTTGGGTTGATCGACTGGCGCGCCATTCGCCGCCAGGCGGCGCAGGCGCTCCAAGACGTCGGTATCGCGCTCGATCCCGATGCGCGCGTCTTCGAACTGTCGCGCACCGAAAAATCGCTGCTGGCGATCGCCCGCGCGGTGGCGGTCAACGCCGAGCTGCTGGTGCTGGATGAACCGACCGCCTCCCTGCCCGCCAACGACGTGCGCCATCTGTTCGCCGTGATCAACCGGCTGCGCGCCAAAAAGGTCGGCATGATTTACGTCACCCACCGCCTGGACGAAGTGATCGAAATCGCCGATCGGGTCTGCGTAATGCGCGACGGGCGCTATGTCGCCGGCGGCCGCACCGCCGACTACTCGCTGCGCGATCTAGTGCAAACCATCGTCGGCGAAGCGATGGCGGACGATCAGCGCGAACCGCTGCCGGAACATCGTCCGCCGGTGCTGCAGCTCGATAGCGTCACGGTAGGCGACATCGGCCCGGTGAGCTTCGATTTGCAGCCGGGCGAGATGCTGGCGCTGGCCGGCCTGCGCGGGGCCGGGCAAGAAGAGATTGGCCGGCTGCTGTTCGGGTTGCGTCAGGCCGACGGCGGCGCGATTCGGTTTCGCGATCGGCCCTATCAGGCGAGCTCCCCGCAGCAGGCGATGGCGTGCGGCGTTTCGCTGGTGGCGGGCGATCGCACCGGCGAAAGCCTGGTGATGTCGATGAGTGTGCGTGAAAACCTGTTTATCAACCCCTGCGCCAGCGGCCACCGGCTGCTCTCCCGCTACGGGCGGCGAGCGGAGATCGGCGCCAGCTGGTGGAAAGTGCAGCTGTTCGACGTGCGCCCCAAGGACGTCAATATCGATATCAGCGCACTGTCCGGCGGCAACCAGCAAAAGGTGGTGATGGCGCGTTGGATGCACCTGGGGGCGCCGCTGCTGATCCTGGAAGATCCCACCGCCGGCGTGGACGTCGGCGCGCGAGCGGAAATCTACCACCTGCTGAATAAATCCCTGGCGGAAGGCGTGGCGGTGCTGGTGATCTCCAACGATTTCGAGGAGATCGCCCATATTTGCAACCGCGCGCTGGTGTTCAACCGCGGGAAAGTGGTCGGCGAGCTGAAAAATCAGCAGGTGTCATTCGCCAATTTATTGGAGCTGGCCTCTGCCAGCACCGGGGAAAGCGTCGCAATCACGTCAGAATCCGAGGTAGGCCATGTCTAA
- a CDS encoding YhcH/YjgK/YiaL family protein: MIFGHIANTAPEQYPRPVANAVAYLQRTDFSVLPAGRYEDPATGYVVQVLDLHTQPPDALRPEVHRQNVDVQFLVSGTELIGVAADSGDNVVHQELLAQRDILFYQDVADESWLTMQPGNFAVFFPQDVHRPACINQRPSAIRKVVVKIPLASFSA; the protein is encoded by the coding sequence ATGATATTCGGCCACATCGCCAACACCGCGCCCGAGCAGTATCCGAGGCCGGTCGCCAACGCCGTCGCCTATCTGCAACGCACCGATTTCAGCGTCTTGCCCGCAGGGCGCTATGAAGATCCCGCCACCGGCTACGTGGTACAAGTGCTGGATCTGCATACCCAACCACCGGATGCGCTGCGCCCGGAAGTGCATAGGCAAAACGTCGACGTGCAGTTTCTGGTCAGCGGCACCGAGCTTATCGGCGTAGCGGCGGACAGCGGCGACAACGTCGTTCATCAGGAGCTGCTGGCGCAGCGCGACATCCTGTTTTATCAGGACGTGGCCGACGAATCCTGGCTCACGATGCAACCCGGCAACTTCGCGGTATTTTTTCCGCAGGACGTGCATCGCCCGGCCTGCATTAACCAGCGCCCCAGCGCGATACGCAAGGTGGTGGTGAAGATACCGCTGGCGTCGTTTAGCGCCTGA
- a CDS encoding L-ribulose-5-phosphate 3-epimerase has translation MRQHPLGIYEKALPKHLSWPERLALAKACGFDFVEMSVDESDERLARLSWSKAQRLALVDAMLETGIRIPSMCLSGHRRFPFGSHDPALRQRAFDVMEQAIKLAQDVGIRTIQLAGYDVYYEEQDEGTLARFSEGMQWAVERAAAAQVMLAVEIMDTPFMNSIGKWKAWDALLASPWFTVYPDVGNLSAWGNDVPRELELGIDRIAAIHLKDTYPVTAASPGQFRDVPFGEGCVDFVEVFRTLQRLNYRGAFLIEMWTEKAEEPVAEIVQARRWIEQKMQQGGMTC, from the coding sequence ATGCGTCAGCACCCGTTGGGAATTTACGAGAAGGCGCTGCCGAAACACCTGAGCTGGCCCGAACGCCTGGCGCTGGCCAAGGCCTGCGGCTTCGACTTCGTCGAAATGTCGGTGGACGAAAGCGATGAACGCCTGGCGCGCCTGAGCTGGAGCAAAGCGCAGCGCCTGGCGCTGGTGGACGCCATGCTGGAAACCGGCATCCGCATCCCGTCGATGTGCCTCTCCGGCCACCGGCGCTTTCCCTTTGGCAGCCACGATCCGGCGCTGCGCCAGCGCGCCTTCGACGTGATGGAACAGGCCATTAAGCTGGCCCAAGACGTCGGTATCCGCACCATCCAGCTGGCCGGCTACGACGTGTATTACGAAGAGCAGGACGAGGGGACGCTGGCGCGCTTTAGCGAAGGCATGCAGTGGGCGGTAGAACGTGCCGCCGCCGCCCAGGTGATGCTGGCGGTGGAAATTATGGATACCCCCTTTATGAACTCGATCGGTAAATGGAAAGCCTGGGACGCCCTGCTGGCCTCGCCGTGGTTCACGGTGTATCCAGACGTTGGCAACCTCAGCGCCTGGGGCAACGACGTGCCGCGCGAACTGGAGCTGGGCATCGATCGCATCGCCGCCATTCACCTGAAAGACACCTACCCGGTCACCGCCGCTTCGCCGGGGCAATTCCGTGACGTGCCGTTTGGCGAAGGCTGCGTCGACTTCGTCGAGGTGTTTCGCACGTTGCAGCGCCTCAATTACCGCGGCGCATTCCTGATTGAGATGTGGACAGAAAAAGCCGAGGAGCCGGTGGCCGAGATCGTTCAGGCCCGCCGCTGGATCGAACAGAAAATGCAACAAGGGGGCATGACATGCTGA
- the yiaK gene encoding 3-dehydro-L-gulonate 2-dehydrogenase: MRVSYSELKQQFKRVLLARGVEENTADDCAGMFADTTASGVYSHGVNRFPRFIQQLDAGDIVPDAEPSKLLSLGAIEQWDAHQGIGNLTARRMMDRAMQLADDHGIGLVALRNANHWMRGGGYGWQAAEKGYIGICWTNSIAVMPPWGAKTCRIGTNPLIVAVPGNPITMVDMSMSMFSYGALELNRLAGKTLPVDGGFDNDGHLTRDPATIEENRRILPMGYWKGSALSIVLDMIATLLSGGASVAEVTEDHRDEYGVSQVFIAIEIDRLIDGDSRDQKLQRIMDYVTSAERDNPDVAIRLPGHKFPRILEENLRDGIPIDERVWARIQAL; this comes from the coding sequence ATGAGAGTGAGTTACAGCGAGTTAAAACAGCAATTCAAACGCGTGCTGCTGGCGCGCGGCGTGGAGGAAAACACCGCCGACGACTGCGCCGGCATGTTCGCCGACACCACCGCCAGCGGCGTTTACTCCCACGGCGTTAACCGCTTTCCGCGCTTTATTCAGCAGTTGGACGCCGGCGATATCGTGCCGGACGCCGAACCCAGCAAACTGTTGTCTCTGGGGGCGATCGAGCAATGGGATGCGCACCAGGGCATCGGCAACCTTACCGCCCGCCGCATGATGGATCGCGCCATGCAATTAGCCGACGATCATGGCATCGGCCTGGTGGCGCTGCGCAACGCCAACCACTGGATGCGCGGCGGCGGTTACGGCTGGCAGGCGGCGGAGAAAGGCTATATCGGCATTTGCTGGACCAACTCGATCGCCGTGATGCCGCCGTGGGGCGCCAAAACGTGCCGTATCGGCACCAACCCGCTGATCGTCGCCGTGCCCGGCAACCCGATCACCATGGTGGATATGTCGATGTCGATGTTTTCCTACGGCGCGCTGGAGCTGAACCGGCTGGCGGGTAAAACCCTGCCGGTGGACGGCGGCTTCGACAACGACGGCCACCTGACCCGCGATCCGGCCACCATCGAAGAGAACCGGCGCATTTTGCCGATGGGGTATTGGAAAGGATCGGCGCTGTCGATCGTGCTGGACATGATCGCTACCCTGCTGTCCGGCGGCGCCTCGGTGGCGGAAGTGACGGAAGATCACCGCGACGAATACGGCGTCTCCCAGGTGTTCATCGCGATTGAGATAGACCGGTTGATCGACGGCGACAGCCGCGATCAAAAACTGCAGCGCATCATGGATTACGTCACCAGCGCCGAACGGGACAACCCCGACGTCGCCATTCGCCTGCCGGGCCACAAGTTCCCGCGCATTCTGGAAGAAAACCTGCGCGACGGCATTCCGATTGACGAACGAGTCTGGGCGCGCATTCAGGCGCTGTAA
- a CDS encoding SMP-30/gluconolactonase/LRE family protein: MNGDSLRTHARLERLCSPAIWAEGPVWLPQEDAVVFSDVKGNRMFRWSRRGELSLYRSPSHYANGNARDGEGRVISCEHGRRGISRTESDGEVRLLIDRVDGKRFNSPNDVAVRSDGTLWFTDPPYGIIGDEEGYKSESQVVGCYLYSFDPRDGSLTIAACDLQRPNGLAFSPDEKWLYVADMSIVDFPTQGRRELRVYAVNGRELEAGRRFATVEPGFPDGFCVDRAGNLFCSCADGVLVFDPQGRQIDKISVPERVSNCTFGGPNGDELYITATTSLYRMVLNTRG, encoded by the coding sequence GTGAACGGCGATTCATTGCGCACGCACGCCCGGCTCGAGCGCCTGTGTTCGCCGGCGATCTGGGCCGAGGGGCCGGTGTGGCTGCCGCAGGAGGATGCGGTGGTGTTCAGCGACGTGAAAGGCAATCGCATGTTCCGCTGGTCGCGCCGGGGTGAGCTAAGCCTATACCGCTCGCCGTCTCACTACGCCAACGGCAATGCGCGCGACGGCGAGGGACGCGTGATCAGCTGCGAACACGGGCGGCGCGGCATTAGCCGCACCGAAAGCGATGGCGAGGTACGCCTGTTGATCGACCGCGTCGACGGCAAGCGCTTTAATTCGCCGAACGACGTGGCGGTGCGCTCCGACGGCACCCTATGGTTCACCGATCCGCCCTACGGCATCATCGGCGACGAAGAGGGTTACAAATCGGAAAGCCAGGTGGTCGGCTGTTATCTCTACAGCTTCGATCCGCGCGACGGTTCGCTGACCATCGCCGCCTGCGACCTGCAGCGCCCGAACGGCCTGGCGTTTTCACCGGATGAAAAATGGCTGTACGTTGCGGACATGTCGATCGTGGATTTTCCGACGCAGGGCCGCCGCGAGCTGCGCGTCTATGCGGTCAACGGCCGCGAGCTGGAAGCCGGCCGCCGTTTCGCGACGGTGGAGCCCGGTTTCCCGGACGGCTTCTGCGTCGATCGGGCCGGCAATCTGTTTTGCAGCTGCGCCGACGGCGTGCTGGTCTTTGATCCACAGGGGCGACAGATCGACAAAATCAGCGTGCCGGAACGCGTCTCCAATTGTACCTTCGGCGGCCCGAACGGCGATGAGCTCTATATCACCGCCACCACCTCGCTCTACCGCATGGTGCTGAACACCCGCGGTTAG
- a CDS encoding substrate-binding domain-containing protein: MKRIWLLPGFTTLLLAASPAWADAYLDQATAAVAKATASATQWDGPTSGPQLQANKKIIFIASDMKNGGVQGVQQGLSEAAKAAGWKLETLDGGGSVKDQLASLNQAIAQKPDGIVIGGWNPNVAKIPLKKAVQQGIVLTAWHAVPEPGPIAKYNVFYNVTSDSNEVARIAAQYAVVQSGGKASVLIFTDSLYQIALDKANVMKEEIAKCSGCTLLEFIDTPLADTANRMPAMTFSLLQKYGDKFQYALAINDLYFDFMAPALKTAGKGGKNAPYNVSAGDGSISAYQRIRSGDSQSATVPEPLKLHGWQLLDEFNRAFAKQPPSGYVTPAHLVTRDNIAADGGANNLYDPQNDYQGHYKAIWGVK, encoded by the coding sequence ATGAAACGCATTTGGCTGTTACCGGGGTTCACCACATTATTGCTCGCCGCATCGCCGGCCTGGGCCGACGCCTATCTCGATCAGGCCACCGCCGCCGTCGCGAAGGCCACCGCCAGCGCCACCCAGTGGGACGGCCCCACCAGCGGCCCGCAGCTGCAGGCCAACAAGAAGATCATTTTTATCGCCTCCGACATGAAGAACGGCGGCGTGCAAGGGGTGCAACAGGGGTTGAGCGAAGCGGCGAAAGCCGCCGGCTGGAAGCTGGAAACGCTCGACGGCGGCGGCTCGGTGAAAGATCAGCTGGCATCGCTCAATCAGGCCATCGCCCAGAAACCGGACGGCATCGTGATCGGCGGCTGGAACCCTAACGTCGCCAAGATCCCGCTGAAAAAGGCCGTGCAGCAGGGTATCGTGCTGACCGCCTGGCACGCGGTGCCGGAACCGGGCCCCATAGCCAAATACAACGTGTTCTATAACGTCACGTCGGACTCCAACGAAGTGGCGCGCATCGCCGCGCAATACGCGGTGGTGCAGTCCGGCGGCAAGGCGAGCGTGCTGATCTTCACCGACTCGCTGTACCAAATCGCCTTGGACAAGGCCAACGTCATGAAAGAAGAGATCGCCAAATGCAGCGGCTGCACGCTGCTGGAATTCATCGACACGCCGCTGGCCGATACCGCCAACCGCATGCCGGCGATGACCTTCAGCCTGCTGCAGAAGTACGGCGACAAATTCCAATATGCGCTGGCGATCAACGATCTGTACTTCGACTTTATGGCGCCGGCGCTGAAGACCGCCGGCAAAGGCGGCAAGAACGCACCTTACAACGTATCGGCCGGCGACGGTTCAATCTCCGCTTACCAGCGTATCCGCTCGGGCGACAGCCAGTCGGCGACGGTGCCGGAACCCTTGAAGCTGCACGGTTGGCAACTGCTGGACGAATTCAACCGCGCCTTCGCCAAGCAGCCGCCTTCCGGCTACGTCACCCCGGCGCATCTGGTCACCCGCGACAATATCGCCGCCGACGGCGGCGCCAATAACCTGTATGACCCGCAAAACGATTATCAGGGCCATTACAAAGCAATCTGGGGCGTGAAGTGA
- the ulaD gene encoding 3-keto-L-gulonate-6-phosphate decarboxylase UlaD, with product MSTKPRLQLALDQTRLDTALRTAETLSPHVDIIEAGTILCISAGIQAVSALRERCPQHTLVADLKVADAGATLAEQAFGQGADWMTVICAAPLATMASAREVAERHGGEIQIELFGRWTLEDARQWRGLGIRQAIYHRGRDAQASGQTWGRQDLDRMKALSDLGIELSVTGGITPADLPLFKEIAVTAFIAGRALAEAGDPPAAARQFRTAIDDIWRS from the coding sequence ATGAGCACGAAACCGCGCCTGCAGTTGGCGCTCGATCAAACCCGTTTGGATACGGCGCTGCGCACCGCCGAGACCCTCAGCCCCCATGTGGACATCATCGAGGCCGGTACCATTTTGTGCATCAGCGCCGGCATTCAGGCGGTTAGCGCGCTGCGCGAGCGCTGCCCGCAGCACACGCTGGTGGCCGATCTCAAGGTGGCCGACGCCGGCGCGACGCTGGCCGAGCAGGCTTTCGGCCAGGGCGCGGACTGGATGACGGTGATCTGCGCCGCGCCGTTGGCCACCATGGCCAGCGCGCGGGAGGTCGCCGAGCGTCACGGCGGTGAAATCCAGATCGAACTGTTCGGCCGCTGGACATTGGAGGATGCACGGCAATGGCGCGGCCTCGGCATTCGCCAGGCGATCTATCACCGCGGCCGCGACGCGCAGGCCAGCGGGCAAACCTGGGGCCGGCAGGATCTGGATCGGATGAAGGCGCTGTCCGATCTGGGCATCGAACTGTCGGTGACCGGCGGCATTACGCCCGCCGACCTGCCGCTGTTTAAAGAGATCGCCGTCACCGCCTTTATCGCCGGCCGCGCGCTGGCCGAAGCCGGGGATCCGCCGGCGGCCGCCAGGCAGTTCCGCACCGCCATCGATGACATCTGGAGATCATGA
- a CDS encoding ABC transporter permease: MSKTSVKSTALEQRVSLAQDGAGPWLMQVLTRYGLLLLCIALVVLFSLLTPSFASMLTLQAILSSKAKIALLALAATIPMIVGKIDLNVGFGIVLWHILAITLQVEYGFSWQMAVLTVLAISALYGLLNGILVALADIDSFVATLGSGTVLYAIALWHSGGRQIVGDLPDAFIALHHTEIAGIPIVAFYVLIVAVVLWLITEHTPLGRCMYAVGGNPAAARLNGISVNRFTIGAFIASSVLTGFSGVLIAAEQGVGQASVGMDYLLPALVGAFLGSTTIRPGRVNVWGTVVGIAILAIGIAGIQQFGGEFWVEPLFNGATLLLSITLAGYAQRRRLLNQKAVQRSQATPADNNNQTATHP; the protein is encoded by the coding sequence ATGTCTAAAACATCCGTTAAATCAACCGCGCTGGAGCAGCGCGTCAGTCTGGCGCAGGACGGCGCCGGCCCGTGGCTGATGCAGGTTCTTACCCGCTATGGCCTGCTGCTGCTGTGCATCGCGCTGGTCGTGCTGTTCTCACTGCTCACCCCCTCCTTCGCATCGATGTTGACGCTGCAGGCGATCCTGTCGAGCAAGGCCAAAATCGCCCTGTTGGCGCTGGCGGCGACCATCCCGATGATCGTGGGCAAGATCGATCTTAACGTCGGTTTCGGCATTGTGCTGTGGCACATTCTGGCGATCACGCTGCAGGTGGAATACGGCTTCTCCTGGCAGATGGCGGTGCTGACGGTGCTGGCGATCTCGGCGCTGTATGGGTTGCTGAACGGCATTCTGGTGGCGCTGGCCGATATCGACAGCTTCGTCGCCACTCTCGGCTCCGGCACCGTGCTGTACGCCATTGCCCTGTGGCACTCCGGCGGGCGGCAGATCGTCGGCGACTTGCCGGATGCCTTTATCGCGCTGCACCACACCGAGATCGCCGGCATTCCGATCGTGGCGTTTTACGTGCTGATCGTCGCGGTGGTGCTGTGGCTCATCACCGAACACACCCCGCTCGGCCGCTGCATGTATGCGGTGGGCGGCAACCCGGCGGCGGCACGCCTGAACGGCATCTCGGTCAACCGCTTCACCATCGGCGCTTTCATCGCCTCCAGCGTGCTCACCGGTTTCAGCGGCGTGTTGATCGCCGCCGAACAGGGCGTCGGCCAGGCCAGCGTCGGCATGGACTATCTGCTGCCGGCGCTGGTCGGCGCCTTCCTCGGCAGCACCACCATTCGCCCTGGGCGCGTCAACGTCTGGGGCACCGTGGTCGGCATCGCCATTCTGGCTATCGGCATCGCCGGCATTCAGCAGTTCGGCGGTGAATTCTGGGTCGAGCCGCTGTTCAACGGCGCGACGCTGTTGCTGTCGATCACCCTGGCCGGCTATGCCCAACGCCGCCGGCTGCTCAATCAGAAAGCGGTACAACGCAGCCAGGCGACGCCGGCTGACAACAACAATCAGACAGCGACCCACCCTTAA
- a CDS encoding MFS transporter, whose translation MNTASVSVSQSQAIPKLRWLRIVPPILITCIISYMDRVNIAFAMPGGMDDELGITASMAGLAGGIFFIGYLFLQVPGGKLAVYGNGKKFIGWSLLAWAVISVLTGLVTNQYQLLFLRFALGVSEGGMLPVVLTMISNWFPDKERGRANAIVIMFVPIAGILTAPLSGWIITAWDWRMLFLVEGALSLVVMALWYFTISNRPQEAKWISQAEKEYLVKTLHDEQLLIKGKTVRNASLRRVLGDRIMWQLILVNFFYQTGIYGYTLWLPTILKGLTHGDMEQVGLLAILPYIGAIFGMLIISTLSDRTGKRKVFVALPLACFAACMALSVLLKDHVWWSYAALVGCGVFIQAAAGVFWTIPPKLFNAEVAGGARGVINALGNLGGFCGPYMVGVLISLFSKDVGVYSLAASLAIASVLALMLPNKCDHGARNE comes from the coding sequence ATGAATACAGCCTCCGTTTCCGTCAGCCAAAGCCAGGCGATACCCAAGCTCCGCTGGCTGAGGATCGTGCCGCCGATCCTCATCACCTGCATCATTTCTTACATGGACCGGGTCAATATCGCCTTCGCCATGCCCGGCGGCATGGATGACGAACTCGGCATCACCGCCTCGATGGCCGGGCTGGCCGGCGGCATTTTCTTCATCGGTTACCTGTTTCTGCAGGTGCCCGGCGGCAAGCTGGCGGTATACGGCAACGGCAAGAAATTCATCGGCTGGTCACTGTTGGCCTGGGCGGTGATCTCGGTGCTGACCGGCCTGGTCACCAACCAATACCAGCTGCTGTTCCTGCGCTTCGCCCTCGGCGTTTCCGAAGGCGGCATGCTGCCGGTGGTGCTGACCATGATCAGCAACTGGTTCCCGGATAAGGAGCGCGGCCGCGCCAACGCCATCGTCATCATGTTCGTACCGATCGCCGGCATCCTCACCGCCCCGCTGTCGGGTTGGATCATCACCGCCTGGGACTGGCGCATGCTGTTCCTGGTGGAGGGGGCTCTGTCGCTGGTGGTGATGGCACTGTGGTACTTCACCATCAGCAACCGGCCGCAGGAAGCCAAATGGATCTCGCAGGCGGAAAAAGAGTATCTGGTGAAGACCCTGCACGACGAACAGCTGCTGATTAAAGGAAAAACGGTGCGCAACGCCTCGCTGCGCCGGGTGCTGGGCGACCGGATCATGTGGCAGTTGATCCTGGTGAATTTCTTCTACCAGACCGGTATCTACGGCTACACCCTGTGGCTGCCGACCATTTTGAAAGGGCTGACCCACGGCGATATGGAGCAAGTGGGCCTGCTCGCTATCCTGCCCTATATCGGCGCCATCTTCGGCATGCTGATCATCTCCACCCTCTCCGATCGCACCGGCAAGCGCAAAGTCTTCGTCGCCCTGCCGCTGGCCTGCTTTGCTGCCTGCATGGCGCTGTCGGTGCTGCTGAAGGATCACGTCTGGTGGTCTTACGCTGCGCTGGTCGGCTGCGGCGTGTTTATTCAGGCGGCAGCCGGGGTGTTCTGGACCATCCCGCCCAAATTGTTCAACGCCGAAGTGGCCGGCGGCGCGCGCGGCGTGATCAATGCGCTGGGCAACCTCGGCGGCTTTTGCGGCCCGTATATGGTCGGCGTCCTGATCAGCCTGTTCAGCAAGGACGTCGGCGTCTACAGCCTGGCGGCTTCGCTGGCGATCGCCTCCGTGCTGGCGTTGATGCTGCCCAATAAATGCGACCACGGCGCGAGGAACGAATGA